One part of the Bicyclus anynana chromosome 8, ilBicAnyn1.1, whole genome shotgun sequence genome encodes these proteins:
- the LOC112049926 gene encoding NAD-dependent protein deacylase Sirt4 produces MFSAVQKNSYFFRRIAFVPAYKPPGQDDFQKLRDFLRKHDKYLILTGAGISTESGIPDYRSEEVGLYARSNHKPIQYQEFVKYPKVRQRYWARNFVGWPRFSSIKPNATHYAIRELEKIGKVTAVVTQNVDRLHHRAGSENVIELHGSGYVVKCLNCPYEIDRFELQEILLKMNPSMQASINMIRPDGDVELSKDQVEQFKTPLCPVCEGPLKPDIIFFGDNVPKERVEKVRNQVSASDAVFVLGSSLTVYSSYRIILQAKEENKQIAVLNIGPTRADDIVDLKISTKCGDILTDLTNSICT; encoded by the exons ATGTTCTCTGCTGTccaaaaaaatagttatttcttTCGTCGTATTGCTTTCGTCCCTGCCTATAAACCACCAGGTCAAGATGATTTTCAAAAACTACGTGATTTTCTTCGAAAACAcgataaataccttatattaaCAGGTGCTGGAATATCTACTGAATCAG GTATTCCTGACTACAGATCTGAAGAAGTTGGTTTATACGCCCGCAGTAATCACAAGCCGATTCAATACCAAGAATTTGTAAAGTACCCAAAAGTAAGGCAAAGGTATTGGGCGAGGAATTTTGTAGGCTGGCCAAGGTTTAGTTCCATAAAACCAAATGCTACACATTATGCTATTAGAGAGTTGGAAAAG attggAAAGGTAACTGCTGTGGTAACACAAAATGTAGACAGACTTCATCATAGAGCAGGTTCAGAAAATGTAATTGAACTTCATGGAAGTGGATATGTTGTAAAATGTCTCAATTGTCCTTATGAAATAGACAGGTTTGAGCTACAAGAAATATTGCTAAAGATGAACCCTAGTATGCAGGCTAGTATCAATATGATACGACCTGATGGGGATGTAGAGCTATCTAAG GACCAGGTAGAGCAATTTAAAACACCATTATGTCCAGTATGTGAAGGACCCTTGAAACCAGATATTATATTCTTTGGTGATAATGTACCTAAAGAAAGAGTGGAAAAAGTGAGAAATCAAGTTTCAGCCAGTGATGCTGTGTTTGTACTAGGATCTAGTTTGACTGTATATTCGAGTTATAGAATAATTTTGCAAGCcaaagaagaaaataaacaaatagctGTCTTAAACATTGGACCAACAAGAGCTGATGATAttgttgatttaaaaatttctacaAAATGTGGAGACATTTTAACTGACTTGACCAATTCTATATGCACTTGa